Proteins from a genomic interval of Streptomyces fodineus:
- a CDS encoding NADPH:quinone reductase, with translation MRAAYIEELGSAEVIRYGEIAAPRPGPTDVLVNVLATTVNPVDTFVRSGLFPTHLDFPFVVGRDLVGTVAEAGPGVIGFRAGDRVWCNSLGHGGRQGAAAELAVVSADRLYRLPGGVDPYEAVAVVHPAATAYLALFVHGRLRVGEIVLVAGAAGNVGSALVTMAARAGARVLATAGARDAPYCAELGAAEVFDYRDPRLTEKLRAAVPSGLDLYLDTAGVNDLESAVDLLARRGRVVLLSGARTRPVLPAGALYMNDRSVLGFVISHASSDELAEAAAYVNDLLGRGALRPRHIEIFPLSATADVHARMEQGELHGRRAVLRTDLASGG, from the coding sequence ATGCGTGCTGCGTACATCGAGGAGCTGGGTTCCGCGGAGGTCATCCGCTACGGCGAGATCGCCGCTCCCCGGCCCGGTCCCACCGACGTCCTGGTGAACGTCCTGGCCACCACGGTCAACCCGGTGGACACGTTCGTGCGGTCGGGTCTCTTCCCCACGCACCTGGACTTCCCCTTCGTCGTGGGCCGTGACCTGGTCGGCACGGTTGCCGAGGCGGGCCCCGGTGTCATCGGCTTCCGTGCCGGGGACCGGGTGTGGTGCAACAGCCTCGGGCACGGAGGAAGGCAGGGCGCGGCGGCGGAGCTGGCGGTGGTGTCCGCCGACCGGCTGTACCGCCTGCCTGGCGGAGTCGACCCGTATGAGGCGGTGGCGGTGGTCCACCCGGCGGCGACCGCCTATCTGGCCCTCTTCGTCCACGGCCGGCTCCGCGTGGGCGAAATCGTGCTGGTCGCCGGCGCCGCGGGGAACGTCGGCAGCGCCTTGGTGACGATGGCGGCGCGGGCCGGCGCCCGTGTCCTCGCCACCGCCGGCGCACGGGACGCGCCGTACTGTGCGGAGCTGGGCGCGGCCGAGGTGTTCGACTACCGGGATCCCCGTCTGACCGAGAAGCTCCGCGCGGCGGTGCCCTCGGGGCTAGACCTGTACCTGGACACCGCCGGAGTCAACGATCTGGAGAGCGCGGTCGACCTCCTCGCCCGCAGGGGCCGCGTGGTGCTGCTGTCCGGTGCCCGGACCCGCCCCGTCCTGCCCGCCGGGGCGCTGTACATGAACGACCGCTCCGTCCTCGGATTCGTGATCTCCCACGCGAGCTCCGACGAACTCGCCGAAGCCGCCGCGTACGTCAACGACCTGCTCGGCCGGGGCGCTCTGCGCCCACGGCACATCGAGATCTTCCCGCTGAGCGCGACGGCCGACGTTCATGCCCGGATGGAGCAGGGCGAACTGCACGGACGCCGTGCCGTCCTGCGCACCGACCTGGCCTCCGGGGGCTGA
- a CDS encoding polysaccharide pyruvyl transferase family protein, with translation MARVAVITAPNIGYRNTGMLTVDLAFESLRRRTGAEFDTTWYTLHPPETVPLRAAAQGTDFPFRFHALTEHLDTLRDHDAVVFWGDFLHARHYLAQDATNRLLDFGVAADRAAARALLNRALLLADQPDDLLARTLGYGGTILHNTQSDYEDEQYGPLFARLMTRSHRVWMRDPLSAAKVAHLRGDRTTEYFGADAALLSRPGDLDHLPTTRWSRDLPDDGAIGVFLGARTPIPAWLPAFCQGLSDRFGAPLEWLPWFDRDVPSQVAHIAPRPGDHTVGDLVRVLSRYRLVITDTYHLCVNAWGVGTPVLCVGGPEPAPTTDDDYLTLSDLKKHVFHLAYDAADFYLTTLPDTPEAHERRADRVVHLVEDGGAGAVATRVRRHADHSATAFTETLTSLLGTAGRP, from the coding sequence ATGGCACGCGTCGCCGTCATCACCGCGCCCAACATCGGCTACCGCAACACAGGAATGCTGACCGTCGACCTGGCCTTCGAGTCCCTGCGCCGGCGTACGGGCGCCGAGTTCGACACGACCTGGTACACGCTTCATCCGCCGGAGACCGTACCCCTGCGCGCAGCTGCTCAAGGCACCGACTTCCCGTTCCGCTTCCACGCACTGACCGAGCACCTCGACACGCTCCGTGACCACGACGCGGTCGTCTTCTGGGGCGATTTCCTGCACGCACGGCACTATCTGGCACAGGACGCGACGAACCGCCTGCTCGACTTCGGTGTGGCCGCGGACCGTGCCGCGGCGCGCGCCCTGCTGAACCGCGCCCTGCTGCTCGCGGACCAGCCGGACGACCTCCTCGCGCGGACCCTCGGCTACGGCGGCACGATCCTGCACAACACGCAGTCCGACTACGAGGACGAGCAGTACGGCCCCCTGTTCGCACGCCTGATGACCCGAAGCCACCGGGTCTGGATGCGTGACCCGCTGTCGGCGGCCAAGGTCGCGCACTTGCGTGGGGACCGTACGACCGAGTACTTCGGTGCGGACGCGGCGCTGCTGTCCCGTCCGGGCGACCTCGACCACCTGCCGACCACACGGTGGTCCCGGGATCTCCCGGACGACGGGGCGATCGGTGTCTTCCTCGGTGCCCGTACCCCGATCCCCGCTTGGCTTCCCGCCTTCTGCCAGGGCCTTTCGGACCGGTTCGGAGCCCCACTGGAATGGCTGCCCTGGTTCGACCGGGACGTCCCGTCCCAGGTCGCCCACATCGCGCCGCGCCCCGGTGACCACACCGTCGGTGACCTGGTGCGGGTCCTGTCCCGATACCGGCTGGTCATCACGGACACCTACCACCTGTGCGTCAACGCATGGGGCGTCGGCACCCCGGTCCTGTGCGTCGGTGGCCCCGAACCGGCTCCGACGACCGACGACGACTATCTGACGCTGAGCGACCTGAAGAAGCATGTGTTCCACCTGGCGTACGACGCGGCGGACTTCTACCTGACCACCCTCCCCGACACCCCAGAGGCCCATGAGCGGCGCGCCGACCGGGTCGTACACCTCGTGGAGGACGGCGGGGCCGGCGCCGTCGCCACGCGGGTACGCCGGCACGCCGACCATTCGGCCACGGCCTTCACGGAGACACTCACCTCGCTGCTGGGCACCGCAGGCCGACCGTAG
- a CDS encoding pirin family protein — MSNVETKPTELRCGAAVDGRHPAETARVDVLTPRDVPLGGPRAMTVRRTLPQRARTLIGAWCFADHYGPDDVSLTGGMDVAPHPHTGLQTVSWLFTGEIEHRDSMGNHAYVRPGELNLMTGGYGIAHSEVSTPNTTLLHGVQLWVALPEEHRDTGRDFQHYAPEPVLFEGAEIRVFLGSLAGRVSPVRTFTPLLGAEIVLRPRATLTLAVDSGFEHGLLVDRGEVRLADTPVGRAELGYVPPGLEELTLTNESDGIARTVLLGGTPFEEEIVMWWNFVGRSHEDIAKARDDWQNSSARFGAVEGYPGARLPAPALPNAVITPRRNPPRH; from the coding sequence GTGAGCAACGTCGAAACGAAACCCACGGAACTGCGATGCGGTGCGGCGGTGGACGGCCGGCATCCGGCGGAGACGGCGCGTGTGGACGTGCTCACCCCGCGTGATGTGCCCCTGGGCGGCCCCCGGGCGATGACCGTACGCCGTACGCTGCCGCAGCGCGCCCGGACCCTGATCGGCGCCTGGTGCTTCGCCGACCACTACGGCCCCGACGATGTCTCGCTGACCGGTGGCATGGACGTCGCCCCGCATCCCCACACCGGGCTGCAGACGGTGAGCTGGCTGTTCACCGGAGAGATCGAGCACCGGGACAGCATGGGCAACCACGCGTACGTACGGCCCGGCGAGCTGAACCTCATGACGGGCGGGTACGGCATCGCCCACTCGGAGGTGTCCACCCCGAACACCACCCTCCTGCACGGCGTGCAGCTGTGGGTGGCCCTGCCGGAGGAGCACCGCGACACCGGGCGGGACTTCCAGCACTACGCGCCTGAGCCCGTGCTGTTCGAGGGAGCCGAGATCAGGGTCTTCCTCGGCTCCCTCGCCGGCCGGGTCTCCCCGGTGCGGACCTTCACGCCCCTGCTCGGCGCCGAGATCGTCCTCCGGCCGCGCGCCACCCTCACGCTCGCCGTGGACTCCGGCTTCGAGCACGGCCTCCTGGTCGACCGGGGGGAGGTGCGCCTGGCCGACACCCCCGTGGGTCGGGCGGAGCTCGGCTATGTCCCCCCGGGTCTCGAGGAGTTGACGCTGACGAACGAGTCGGACGGCATCGCGCGGACGGTGCTGCTCGGTGGAACCCCGTTCGAGGAGGAAATCGTCATGTGGTGGAATTTCGTCGGGCGCAGCCACGAAGACATCGCCAAGGCCCGCGACGACTGGCAGAACTCCTCCGCTCGCTTCGGCGCCGTAGAAGGGTATCCGGGAGCGCGGCTGCCCGCCCCGGCCCTGCCGAACGCCGTCATCACTCCGCGCAGGAACCCACCACGCCACTGA
- a CDS encoding GNAT family N-acetyltransferase, giving the protein MSQPSAAPTVERNDAEHRYEILVDGKRAGLTAYLDRGAQRVFYHTEVDDAFAGQGLASRLVQEALTDVRQAGKRIVPVCPYVAKFLEKHEEFADITDPVTPDVLQWLEDELG; this is encoded by the coding sequence ATGAGCCAGCCCTCCGCCGCTCCGACCGTCGAGCGCAACGACGCCGAGCACCGGTACGAAATCCTGGTCGACGGCAAGCGCGCCGGACTGACCGCCTACCTCGACCGCGGTGCGCAGCGCGTCTTCTACCACACCGAGGTCGACGACGCCTTCGCCGGACAGGGCCTGGCCTCCCGACTGGTCCAGGAGGCGCTCACCGACGTACGCCAGGCCGGGAAACGGATCGTGCCCGTCTGCCCGTACGTCGCCAAGTTCCTGGAGAAGCACGAGGAGTTCGCCGACATCACCGATCCCGTGACGCCCGATGTCCTGCAGTGGCTGGAGGACGAACTGGGCTGA
- a CDS encoding nuclear transport factor 2 family protein — MTRRRAAVSAATTTDWFDGVDHVHVHETADPELVVAEYRLHGRVLATGKRFAFDMVMFARVRDGLITWSRVYSNPLDGAIAFGATEGLFAAVTAAQGSAAHDDLAGARLS; from the coding sequence GTGACGCGCCGACGAGCGGCCGTCAGCGCGGCCACGACGACGGACTGGTTCGATGGGGTGGACCACGTCCACGTGCACGAGACGGCCGATCCGGAACTCGTCGTCGCCGAATACCGCCTGCACGGACGCGTCCTGGCCACGGGCAAGCGGTTCGCCTTCGACATGGTGATGTTCGCCCGCGTCCGGGACGGGCTGATCACCTGGTCACGCGTGTATTCCAACCCGCTCGACGGGGCGATCGCCTTCGGCGCGACCGAGGGGCTGTTCGCCGCCGTCACGGCCGCTCAGGGCTCGGCTGCGCACGATGACCTCGCCGGAGCGAGGTTGTCGTAG
- a CDS encoding HD domain-containing protein, with translation MPSTRGARPGARSGAIRGPGNEELWLAGLVHDIGHCPVHGRHAATAVERLLGARVARLVAAHIPAPFEADPDFPATIALGPCRRRGEGGGSGDATLEPWRTVVERVVGDCSRNTPTGAASDPTSRGPADGEAQQMADL, from the coding sequence GTGCCTTCCACCCGCGGGGCGAGGCCGGGAGCGCGGTCGGGAGCCATCCGGGGCCCGGGCAACGAGGAGCTTTGGCTGGCCGGGCTCGTGCATGACATCGGCCACTGTCCGGTGCACGGCAGGCATGCCGCGACCGCTGTCGAACGTCTGCTGGGGGCGCGGGTCGCTCGCCTGGTCGCCGCGCACATTCCGGCCCCCTTCGAAGCGGACCCCGATTTCCCGGCGACGATCGCGCTGGGCCCGTGCCGACGACGCGGGGAGGGCGGTGGGTCTGGCGATGCCACCCTGGAGCCGTGGCGAACGGTCGTGGAGCGAGTCGTCGGCGACTGTTCGAGGAACACGCCGACCGGGGCGGCATCGGATCCAACCTCACGCGGCCCGGCTGACGGTGAGGCCCAGCAGATGGCCGATCTGTGA
- a CDS encoding DUF2891 family protein, whose product MPLAAECRAYERTVDARRAEALAPAVTAVDTLLAGGLPKATYPVRHGEPPQQRLRTGLLLGGANCPALTEADAMRRVLGRGRFAQRLDRFPPAPRSGAPGPLPETPVVSDHADSQIGHLLGLTVSRAA is encoded by the coding sequence GTGCCGCTCGCGGCCGAGTGCCGGGCGTACGAGCGTACGGTCGATGCCCGCCGGGCAGAGGCCCTTGCACCGGCCGTCACGGCAGTCGACACCCTGCTGGCGGGCGGGCTACCGAAGGCCACGTACCCGGTACGCCACGGGGAACCACCCCAACAGCGCCTTCGCACTGGCCTCCTGCTCGGCGGGGCGAACTGCCCGGCGCTGACCGAAGCCGACGCGATGCGCAGGGTGCTCGGCAGGGGGCGGTTCGCGCAGCGACTCGACCGCTTCCCGCCCGCGCCGCGCTCCGGCGCCCCCGGTCCGCTGCCGGAGACGCCCGTTGTCTCGGACCACGCCGACTCACAGATCGGCCATCTGCTGGGCCTCACCGTCAGCCGGGCCGCGTGA
- the pcp gene encoding pyroglutamyl-peptidase I, with product MTRVLITGFAPFDGQRVNPSWQAASLVAAGPPAGLTVTATELPCVFGRSIDALRNALHASAPDLVLCLGQAGGRHGVTVERVAVNVADARIPDNAGNQPIDEPVIPGGPAAYFSTLPIKACVAALRAAGVPAAVSNTAGTFVCNHVAYGLGHLIATEFPHARGGFVHVPWAPEQVTDGTAPALEPGTVAHGLRALLLAAAETPAEHDLKVTEGATH from the coding sequence ATGACCCGCGTGCTCATCACCGGCTTCGCCCCCTTCGACGGCCAGAGGGTCAACCCGTCCTGGCAGGCGGCCTCCCTCGTGGCGGCCGGGCCGCCCGCCGGGCTCACGGTCACCGCCACCGAACTCCCCTGCGTCTTCGGCCGGTCCATCGACGCGCTCCGCAATGCCCTTCATGCTTCCGCCCCCGACCTGGTCCTGTGCCTGGGCCAGGCCGGCGGCCGCCACGGCGTCACCGTCGAACGCGTCGCCGTCAACGTCGCCGACGCCCGTATCCCCGACAACGCGGGCAACCAGCCCATCGACGAGCCTGTGATCCCGGGCGGACCCGCCGCGTACTTCTCCACCCTTCCCATCAAGGCCTGCGTCGCCGCCCTGCGCGCGGCCGGTGTCCCGGCCGCGGTCTCCAACACGGCCGGCACATTCGTCTGCAACCACGTCGCGTACGGCCTCGGCCACCTCATCGCCACCGAATTCCCGCACGCCCGCGGCGGTTTCGTGCACGTGCCGTGGGCGCCGGAGCAGGTCACCGACGGCACCGCCCCAGCCCTGGAACCCGGAACGGTCGCCCACGGACTGCGCGCGCTGCTGCTCGCCGCCGCCGAGACGCCCGCGGAGCACGACCTGAAGGTCACCGAGGGAGCCACCCACTGA
- a CDS encoding DUF979 domain-containing protein has protein sequence MIKVEWLYWLVGLVFVLMAVQMATDRSNPKRWASAAFWGLLGLTFPYGTGVANATAKNGGWTLPAEPLGIAVLTLIVLAGFNFLGKGVPMAGTGEEREASATRLGNKIFVPALTIPLVAIVCASFLDTSGLFETGKATLIGLGVGCLVALAVGMLVTGERKLSVPLHSGRSMLEAMGSALLLPQLLAVLGSIFALAGVGTQVGRIVHDVLPDHSKYLAVLAYCVGMFLFTVIMGNAFAAFPVMTAAIGWPVLVEQMHGHPPAVLAVGMLAGFSGTLCTPMAANFNIVPATLLELKDQYGPIKAQIPTALPLLVCSTVIMAVFAF, from the coding sequence GTGATCAAGGTCGAATGGCTCTACTGGCTGGTGGGCCTGGTCTTCGTCCTGATGGCTGTGCAGATGGCCACCGACCGCAGCAACCCCAAGCGGTGGGCCTCCGCCGCGTTCTGGGGTCTGCTCGGGCTCACCTTCCCCTACGGCACCGGCGTCGCCAACGCCACCGCCAAGAACGGCGGCTGGACCCTGCCCGCCGAACCGCTCGGCATCGCCGTGCTCACCCTGATCGTGCTCGCCGGATTCAACTTCCTCGGCAAGGGCGTCCCGATGGCCGGCACGGGCGAGGAACGCGAGGCCTCCGCGACCCGGCTCGGCAACAAGATCTTCGTCCCCGCCCTGACGATCCCGCTGGTCGCCATCGTCTGCGCCTCGTTCCTCGACACGTCCGGACTGTTCGAGACCGGCAAGGCCACCCTCATCGGGCTCGGCGTCGGCTGTCTCGTCGCCCTCGCCGTCGGCATGCTGGTCACCGGCGAGCGCAAGCTGTCCGTGCCGCTGCACTCCGGGCGCTCCATGCTGGAGGCGATGGGATCCGCCCTGCTGCTGCCCCAGCTCCTCGCCGTCCTGGGCTCGATCTTCGCGCTGGCCGGGGTCGGCACCCAGGTCGGCAGGATCGTGCACGACGTCCTGCCGGACCACTCGAAGTACCTCGCCGTCCTCGCGTACTGCGTCGGCATGTTCCTGTTCACCGTGATCATGGGCAACGCGTTCGCCGCGTTCCCCGTGATGACCGCGGCGATCGGCTGGCCCGTACTCGTCGAGCAGATGCACGGGCACCCGCCGGCCGTCCTCGCGGTCGGCATGCTGGCCGGGTTCTCCGGAACCCTGTGCACGCCGATGGCCGCCAACTTCAACATCGTCCCGGCCACCCTGCTGGAACTGAAGGACCAGTACGGCCCCATCAAGGCACAGATCCCGACGGCGCTCCCGCTCCTGGTCTGCTCCACCGTGATCATGGCAGTGTTCGCGTTCTGA
- a CDS encoding DUF969 domain-containing protein, translated as MIVLLGVVVVILGFVTRRNPVLVVGVAGVFTGLISGMNPLEVLAAFGRSFADSRSVTVFAIALPVIGLLERYGLREQARRLIGRLGGLSAGRFLTAYLLVRQVTAAFGLTSIAGPAQTVRPLVAPMAEAAAERSTGAPLSERLREKVRSYAASADTVGVFFGEDCFIAIGSILLITGFVNSTYHQNLEPTQLALWAIPLAVCAFLIHGARLLLLDRQLQREMALAAAEHDLPLTKETNK; from the coding sequence ATGATCGTTCTCCTCGGCGTCGTCGTGGTGATCCTCGGATTCGTCACGCGCCGCAATCCCGTCCTCGTGGTCGGCGTCGCCGGTGTCTTCACCGGACTGATCAGCGGGATGAACCCGCTGGAGGTCCTCGCGGCCTTCGGCCGGTCCTTCGCCGACAGCCGCTCGGTCACCGTCTTCGCCATCGCCCTTCCCGTGATCGGCCTCCTGGAGCGCTACGGTCTGCGCGAGCAGGCCCGCAGGCTGATCGGCCGGCTCGGCGGCCTCAGCGCCGGCCGGTTCCTCACCGCCTACCTGCTGGTCCGTCAGGTCACCGCGGCGTTCGGCCTCACCAGCATCGCCGGTCCCGCACAGACGGTACGGCCCCTCGTCGCCCCGATGGCCGAGGCCGCCGCGGAGCGCTCGACGGGCGCGCCGCTGTCCGAGCGGCTGCGCGAGAAGGTGCGTTCCTACGCTGCGTCGGCCGACACCGTGGGCGTGTTCTTCGGCGAGGACTGTTTCATCGCGATCGGCTCGATCCTGCTGATCACCGGCTTCGTCAACTCGACGTACCACCAGAATCTCGAGCCGACCCAGCTGGCCCTGTGGGCGATCCCGCTCGCCGTCTGCGCCTTCCTCATCCACGGTGCCCGGCTGCTGCTCCTGGACCGGCAGTTGCAGCGGGAGATGGCGCTCGCCGCCGCCGAACACGACCTGCCGCTGACGAAGGAGACCAACAAGTGA
- a CDS encoding LamB/YcsF family protein: MIDLNADLGEGFGRWTLTEDDALLSVVTSANVACGFHAGDPSVMRRVCDLAAERGVRIGAQVSYRDLAGFGRRAMDVPGDELAAEIAYQIGALRVFAQAAGAEVAYVKPHGALYNRTVYDAEQAAAVVAGVRLAGGALPVLGLPGSRLLSAAEEAGLTPVPEAFADRAYTPAGTLVSRREPGAVVTDEGTVIRRALAFAVDGAVEAVDGTTVPVAARSLCVHGDTPGAARLAARVREALEAAGVEVGDFA; the protein is encoded by the coding sequence GTGATCGACCTCAACGCGGACCTCGGTGAAGGCTTCGGCCGCTGGACCCTCACCGAAGACGACGCCCTGCTCTCCGTCGTGACCAGCGCCAACGTCGCCTGCGGCTTCCACGCGGGCGACCCTTCGGTGATGCGCCGCGTCTGCGACCTCGCCGCCGAACGCGGCGTCCGGATCGGCGCGCAGGTCTCCTACCGCGACCTGGCCGGCTTCGGCCGGCGCGCCATGGACGTGCCCGGCGACGAGCTGGCGGCCGAGATCGCCTACCAGATCGGGGCGCTGCGGGTCTTCGCACAGGCCGCCGGTGCCGAGGTGGCCTACGTCAAGCCGCACGGCGCGCTCTACAACCGCACCGTGTACGACGCAGAGCAGGCCGCGGCCGTGGTGGCCGGCGTCCGACTGGCCGGCGGAGCGCTGCCGGTGCTCGGCCTGCCCGGGTCGCGGCTGCTCTCCGCCGCCGAGGAGGCGGGCCTCACCCCCGTACCGGAGGCCTTCGCCGACCGCGCCTACACCCCTGCGGGCACCCTCGTGTCGCGCCGCGAGCCCGGCGCCGTGGTGACCGACGAGGGCACGGTGATCCGGCGCGCGCTGGCGTTCGCGGTGGACGGCGCGGTGGAAGCCGTGGACGGTACGACCGTCCCCGTGGCCGCCCGCTCCCTGTGCGTCCACGGCGACACCCCGGGCGCCGCCCGGCTCGCGGCGCGGGTGCGCGAGGCCCTCGAGGCGGCCGGCGTCGAGGTCGGGGACTTCGCATGA
- a CDS encoding 5-oxoprolinase subunit B family protein, producing MTRSRSVEVRPAGRHALLVELPDAEHTAAFHAELLRRRSAGTLPPVEEIVPGARTVLLDGVTHPEELARRIAGWEVPARAPDAGGLVEIPVRYDGPDLGRVAALWGVGADEVAARHSSYTYRVAFCGFAPGFGYFTGLPAELHVPRRDTPRTRVPAGAVALAGPYSAVYPRATPGGWQLIGTMSDPAPLWDLGREEPALLTPGTRVRFVAETGTP from the coding sequence ATGACCCGGAGCCGGTCCGTGGAAGTGCGCCCGGCCGGGCGGCACGCACTGCTCGTCGAACTGCCGGACGCCGAGCACACCGCGGCCTTCCACGCCGAACTCCTGCGGCGGCGCTCCGCGGGAACCCTCCCGCCGGTCGAGGAGATCGTGCCGGGCGCGCGGACCGTACTCCTGGACGGCGTCACGCATCCCGAGGAGCTGGCACGCCGGATCGCCGGCTGGGAAGTCCCCGCCCGCGCTCCCGACGCCGGGGGACTGGTGGAGATCCCCGTGCGTTACGACGGCCCGGACCTGGGCCGGGTGGCCGCCCTGTGGGGCGTCGGCGCCGACGAGGTCGCCGCCCGGCACTCCTCGTACACCTACCGCGTCGCCTTCTGCGGCTTCGCCCCCGGCTTCGGCTACTTCACCGGCCTGCCCGCCGAACTGCACGTGCCGCGCCGCGACACACCCCGCACCCGGGTCCCGGCCGGCGCGGTCGCGCTCGCCGGCCCCTACAGCGCGGTGTACCCGCGCGCCACCCCCGGCGGCTGGCAGCTGATCGGCACGATGTCGGACCCGGCACCGCTGTGGGACCTCGGCCGGGAGGAACCGGCCCTCCTCACCCCGGGGACACGGGTGCGGTTCGTGGCGGAGACGGGGACGCCATGA
- a CDS encoding biotin-dependent carboxyltransferase family protein: MTGKLTVVRAGALTTVQDRGRRGHAHLGVPRSGALDAPAMSLANRLLGNAPDAAVLETTLTGCALRPDRSVTVVVGGAPCPVTVDGRPASWGVPIRVPAGAVLNAGGVTAGVRSYVAVAGGIAVDPVLGSRATDLLSGLGPAPLRDGDVLPLGAPARRPALPDSAPWPAPPTELTLPLRLGPRADWFTPAALSTLTSATYRVSQHSNRIGLRTEGPALERVSAGELPSEGMVLGAVQVPPDGRPVVFLHDHPTTGGYPVIGVVTEAALAAAAQAAAGTPIRFTPG, encoded by the coding sequence ATGACCGGCAAGCTCACCGTCGTACGCGCGGGCGCCCTCACCACGGTCCAGGACCGCGGCCGGCGTGGCCATGCCCACCTGGGCGTTCCCCGCTCCGGCGCCCTGGACGCCCCCGCCATGAGCCTGGCCAACCGGCTCCTCGGCAACGCGCCCGACGCCGCCGTCCTGGAGACCACCCTGACCGGCTGCGCGCTGCGCCCCGACCGCAGCGTCACCGTCGTGGTGGGCGGCGCGCCCTGCCCGGTGACCGTCGACGGCCGGCCGGCGTCCTGGGGAGTGCCCATACGGGTGCCCGCGGGCGCCGTGCTGAACGCGGGCGGTGTGACGGCGGGCGTGCGCTCCTACGTGGCCGTCGCCGGCGGCATCGCCGTCGATCCGGTCCTCGGCAGCCGCGCCACGGACCTGCTCTCCGGACTCGGCCCCGCACCCCTGCGCGACGGCGACGTCCTCCCGCTCGGCGCCCCCGCCCGCCGGCCGGCGCTCCCCGACAGCGCCCCCTGGCCCGCGCCGCCCACCGAACTGACCCTGCCACTGCGACTCGGCCCCCGCGCCGACTGGTTCACCCCCGCCGCGCTGTCCACCCTCACCTCGGCCACCTACCGCGTCTCGCAGCACAGCAACCGCATCGGCCTGCGCACCGAAGGGCCGGCGCTGGAACGCGTGTCGGCCGGCGAACTGCCCAGCGAGGGCATGGTGCTCGGCGCCGTGCAGGTGCCCCCGGACGGACGTCCGGTGGTGTTCCTGCACGACCACCCGACCACCGGCGGCTACCCGGTGATCGGCGTCGTCACGGAGGCCGCTCTGGCGGCGGCCGCCCAGGCGGCGGCGGGAACGCCGATCCGCTTCACCCCGGGATGA